Proteins from a genomic interval of Caldicellulosiruptor diazotrophicus:
- a CDS encoding proline--tRNA ligase, which yields MKVSELFMPTMKETPSDTEIESHKLMLRSGFMRQLSSGIYVYLPLGYRVLRKIENIVREEMDRSGAQEVHMSALMPKELWEESGRWAVFGPEMFRIKDRNEREYCLGPTHEEAFTYIVRNEISSYRDLPKILYQIQTKFRDERRPRFGVMRCREFTMKDAYSFDIDEKGLEISYQKMYDAYVRIFKRCGLDVKIVEADTGAMGGASSHEFMVPSSVGEAEIAYCKACGYAANLEKAECLDTPVENNEELKEKQEVYTPNVRTIEELVNFLGIDSTRFVKTMIYKADDKFVAVLVRGDREVNETKLKNLLGATDLELASAEDVEKITGAKVGFAGPIGLPIDVYADNEIKYLKNFVVGANKTDYHIKNVNLSDFKVTKFADLRNITQDDLCPKCHSQKVTIERGIEVGHIFKLGTKYTEAFNCVYTDEKGEKKLMIMGCYGIGINRTAAAIIEQMHDEDGIIWPITVAPYEVIVVPVNVKDENQNKIAFEIYENLQKNGVEVLIDDRDERAGVKFKDADLIGIPFRVTVGKKISEGKLEIRNRRTKESFEVEIEKAIEFVMNLIKEEKAKYQI from the coding sequence ATGAAAGTTTCAGAACTTTTTATGCCAACAATGAAAGAAACACCTTCTGATACAGAGATAGAGTCGCACAAGCTTATGCTAAGATCAGGATTTATGAGACAACTTTCTTCAGGTATCTATGTTTATCTTCCGCTTGGTTATAGAGTACTCAGAAAAATTGAGAATATTGTTCGTGAAGAGATGGATAGAAGCGGTGCGCAAGAAGTTCATATGTCTGCACTTATGCCAAAAGAGCTTTGGGAAGAGTCAGGCAGGTGGGCAGTATTTGGACCAGAGATGTTTAGAATAAAGGATAGAAATGAAAGGGAGTACTGTTTGGGACCTACTCACGAAGAAGCATTTACTTATATAGTCAGGAATGAGATTTCATCTTACAGGGATCTTCCAAAAATTTTGTATCAAATTCAAACAAAGTTTCGTGATGAAAGAAGACCACGGTTTGGGGTTATGCGCTGCCGAGAGTTTACAATGAAAGATGCTTATTCTTTTGACATTGATGAAAAAGGCTTAGAAATATCGTACCAAAAGATGTATGATGCATATGTAAGGATATTCAAAAGATGCGGACTTGATGTAAAGATTGTCGAGGCAGACACAGGGGCAATGGGCGGAGCAAGTTCACATGAGTTTATGGTTCCATCATCTGTTGGCGAGGCAGAGATTGCATATTGTAAAGCCTGCGGATATGCTGCAAACTTGGAAAAGGCAGAGTGTTTGGACACACCAGTTGAAAACAATGAGGAGCTAAAAGAAAAACAGGAAGTCTACACTCCAAATGTAAGAACAATTGAGGAGCTTGTGAACTTCCTGGGTATTGACAGTACAAGGTTTGTAAAAACAATGATTTACAAGGCAGATGACAAGTTTGTTGCAGTGCTGGTGAGAGGAGATAGAGAGGTAAATGAAACAAAATTAAAAAATCTTTTAGGAGCTACAGACCTTGAGCTTGCATCGGCAGAAGATGTAGAGAAAATTACAGGTGCAAAGGTGGGATTTGCCGGGCCAATTGGACTGCCGATAGATGTGTATGCAGACAACGAGATAAAATATCTCAAAAACTTTGTGGTTGGCGCAAATAAGACAGATTACCATATAAAGAATGTTAATCTTTCAGATTTTAAAGTAACAAAGTTTGCTGACCTCAGGAATATAACACAAGACGACCTTTGTCCAAAATGCCACTCTCAAAAGGTGACAATTGAAAGAGGAATTGAAGTTGGACATATATTTAAGCTTGGTACAAAGTATACAGAGGCATTTAATTGTGTTTATACAGATGAAAAAGGCGAGAAGAAGCTAATGATAATGGGATGTTATGGTATTGGTATCAACAGGACAGCTGCAGCTATCATTGAACAGATGCACGATGAGGACGGTATAATCTGGCCAATTACTGTTGCACCGTATGAGGTAATTGTTGTGCCTGTAAATGTAAAAGATGAAAATCAGAACAAGATTGCATTTGAGATTTATGAAAACCTTCAGAAAAATGGAGTTGAGGTTTTGATTGATGACAGAGATGAAAGAGCGGGCGTTAAGTTCAAGGATGCAGATTTGATTGGAATTCCGTTCAGAGTTACTGTTGGGAAGAAAATATCAGAAGGAAAGCTTGAGATTAGAAACAGAAGAACAAAAGAATCTTTTGAAGTTGAAATTGAGAAAGCAATAGAGTTTGTAATGAATCTAATCAAGGAAGAAAAAGCAAAATACCAAATATAA
- a CDS encoding mechanosensitive ion channel family protein, which produces MYLNIGKISDMILKYSGKIIYSLIIIVVGFLFLKFSNRMLEKWKKKQRSSVFPINQKRIDTLAALFKSIIKYSIYFLIIVLILENFNVSIKTILAVAGIGGLAIGFGAQSLIKDVIAGLFLIIEDQLSVGDYVTIDGRSGTVKEMGIKTIKIQDYNGSIHIIPNGSIGAITNWSRHNSKAIVDVKLNTKMNFDEVSLKLQEVFKEIEEEFKEDIVTPPQIVGIVDTNWIEYTLRIVTETKPLRHWDLERAMRKKIIEKLFVN; this is translated from the coding sequence ATGTATTTGAATATTGGTAAAATATCTGATATGATTTTGAAGTACAGTGGTAAAATAATCTACTCTTTAATCATCATAGTTGTAGGTTTTTTATTTTTGAAGTTTTCTAATAGAATGCTTGAGAAATGGAAGAAAAAACAGAGAAGTTCTGTATTTCCTATCAATCAAAAAAGGATAGATACTCTTGCAGCACTTTTCAAAAGTATTATAAAATACTCTATATATTTTTTGATAATTGTACTCATTCTTGAAAACTTTAACGTTTCAATCAAAACAATCTTAGCTGTTGCAGGAATAGGTGGACTTGCAATAGGTTTTGGTGCACAGAGTTTAATTAAAGATGTAATAGCAGGTCTTTTTTTAATTATAGAAGACCAGCTGTCTGTTGGTGACTATGTCACAATTGATGGGAGAAGTGGTACCGTAAAAGAAATGGGAATAAAGACAATTAAAATTCAAGACTACAACGGCTCAATCCATATTATTCCAAATGGTTCCATAGGGGCTATTACTAACTGGTCGAGGCACAACTCAAAGGCAATTGTGGATGTTAAGCTCAACACAAAAATGAACTTTGATGAGGTGTCTTTGAAGCTTCAAGAGGTGTTCAAAGAGATTGAAGAAGAATTCAAAGAAGACATTGTTACACCACCGCAGATTGTTGGTATTGTGGACACAAACTGGATAGAATATACACTCAGAATTGTGACAGAGACAAAACCTCTTCGACATTGGGATTTAGAGAGGGCGATGAGAAAAAAGATTATTGAAAAGCTTTTTGTAAACTAA
- a CDS encoding gamma-glutamyl-gamma-aminobutyrate hydrolase family protein, with protein sequence MEIEKFKIGKANLMNVLVFGGFDRENRRLYVMSEYVEVLLILNAKPIIFPISALSTKFLKEYIQMCECVLFCGGEDVHPKFYGKEPQVGIRKINLLRDEIELEAIKISYEMDRRVLAICRGLQVMNVAFGGTLIQDLERKTTISHYQNLDGIYGYHTVEIVGGLLASIFGSRRILVNSFHHQAIEEVAPGFEIEAVSADGIVEAISKKDRSFFVGVQWHPELMVKNNLYQKELFERFLEG encoded by the coding sequence ATGGAAATTGAAAAATTCAAAATAGGTAAGGCAAATCTAATGAATGTACTTGTATTTGGAGGGTTTGATAGAGAAAATAGAAGACTTTATGTCATGAGTGAATATGTAGAAGTACTTTTAATATTAAATGCAAAACCTATAATTTTCCCAATAAGCGCTTTGTCAACCAAGTTTTTGAAAGAGTACATACAGATGTGTGAATGTGTTCTTTTTTGTGGAGGTGAGGATGTTCATCCTAAATTTTATGGCAAAGAACCTCAAGTAGGAATAAGAAAAATCAATCTTTTGAGAGATGAAATAGAACTTGAAGCAATAAAAATTTCATATGAGATGGACAGAAGGGTTTTGGCAATTTGTAGAGGTTTGCAGGTTATGAATGTTGCGTTTGGTGGGACTTTGATACAGGACTTAGAAAGAAAAACAACCATTTCTCATTACCAGAATCTTGATGGTATATATGGATATCACACTGTGGAGATTGTTGGAGGGTTATTAGCCAGCATCTTTGGGAGCCGAAGGATTTTAGTAAACTCTTTTCACCATCAGGCAATAGAAGAGGTAGCACCTGGTTTTGAAATAGAGGCTGTATCAGCAGATGGTATAGTGGAGGCAATTTCAAAAAAGGACAGAAGTTTTTTTGTAGGTGTGCAATGGCATCCCGAGCTTATGGTAAAAAATAACCTTTATCAAAAAGAGCTTTTTGAGAGGTTTCTGGAAGGGTGA
- a CDS encoding ANTAR domain-containing response regulator: MFKVILAIKNKKLHSVVKNSLIENGYTIADTASDFADCLRKIRVLKPDIVIMEYGFSVGSIVEMIDILKNDRICPVIILANQAQRSNIESVILEDDEFNIFLYSPFNKWAFISFVETIVKNWIRLRKLEEQIRKLQDDLETRKLVERAKGILMKDLKLDEESAMKKLQKLSMDHQMPIKEVAKRIIEWKLKNSK; the protein is encoded by the coding sequence ATGTTCAAGGTGATTTTAGCAATAAAGAACAAAAAGTTGCATTCTGTTGTAAAAAATTCCCTTATTGAAAATGGTTATACTATTGCTGATACTGCTTCAGACTTTGCAGATTGTCTGAGGAAGATAAGAGTTTTAAAACCAGATATTGTTATTATGGAGTATGGTTTTAGTGTTGGAAGTATTGTAGAGATGATTGATATTCTAAAAAACGATAGAATATGTCCTGTTATCATTTTGGCAAACCAAGCACAAAGGTCTAATATAGAAAGTGTAATCTTAGAGGACGATGAATTTAATATTTTTTTGTATAGCCCATTTAATAAGTGGGCTTTTATATCTTTTGTTGAAACTATTGTCAAGAATTGGATAAGATTAAGAAAACTGGAAGAACAAATAAGAAAGCTTCAGGATGATTTAGAAACGAGAAAACTTGTTGAAAGGGCAAAAGGGATTTTAATGAAAGATCTAAAGCTTGATGAAGAAAGTGCAATGAAAAAACTTCAAAAACTTAGTATGGACCATCAGATGCCCATTAAAGAAGTTGCAAAGAGAATCATAGAATGGAAATTGAAAAATTCAAAATAG
- a CDS encoding HD-GYP domain-containing protein yields the protein MKLQKNLWMRIFEFFLFFLISFPLAVQIAEMFFHVKKPIIEYLQIVTLFFAVVFFTVFYILRYGSVLKKYKVFEKKQKVIIKKLKEEKDSIEKNYIDSIRLNKEMTNIVKRLIDTERDLREKNEWFKNFFELSTKIISLSNVENIVEVIGEYSHRTLRFFRISIYHDGDDKRFKILGQYGQKDVHEEILLSRAKEDINITYKIENNNLVKVAIPVVSEERCEGICFYGIECKSTSSEDVEYYISLCNFITIAIKNAIYYSNLKKQKSEIEDLYEKSTYMNEKLKETIEELNKSKAELEKKNQEIEKFFYETILCLSKAIEYKDMYTKGHCERVQNIALKIAEELSLSDEEKDILKVACLLHDIGKIGVKEDILNKKGSLEAHEYKEIQKHPLIGYNILKDLEFTDRIKKVVLQHHERVDGRGYPFGLKDEEIDLLAKIVAVADAYDAMTSDRPYRRAFDKQAALNEMKKCDGSQFDTTIVEKLINLAQKGLVMFL from the coding sequence TTGAAGCTACAAAAGAATTTATGGATGAGGATTTTTGAATTTTTTCTCTTCTTTTTGATAAGTTTTCCACTGGCAGTTCAAATTGCTGAAATGTTTTTTCATGTTAAAAAACCAATCATTGAATATCTTCAAATTGTAACCCTGTTCTTTGCAGTGGTGTTTTTTACAGTTTTTTATATTCTCAGATATGGCAGTGTTTTGAAAAAATATAAAGTGTTTGAGAAAAAACAAAAGGTCATAATTAAAAAGCTAAAAGAGGAAAAAGATAGTATTGAAAAGAATTATATTGATAGTATTCGACTGAACAAGGAAATGACAAATATTGTAAAGAGGTTAATTGATACCGAAAGGGATTTAAGAGAAAAGAATGAATGGTTTAAAAATTTTTTTGAGCTTTCGACTAAAATTATTAGTCTTTCAAATGTAGAAAATATAGTTGAGGTTATTGGTGAGTATAGCCATAGAACTTTAAGGTTTTTTCGTATAAGCATTTATCATGATGGTGATGATAAAAGATTCAAAATTTTGGGGCAGTATGGGCAAAAGGATGTTCATGAAGAGATTCTTCTGAGCAGAGCAAAAGAGGATATCAATATAACTTACAAGATAGAAAATAATAACTTGGTAAAAGTAGCTATTCCGGTTGTTTCAGAAGAGAGATGTGAGGGCATTTGTTTTTATGGTATTGAATGCAAAAGTACCTCAAGCGAAGATGTTGAGTATTATATAAGCCTGTGCAATTTTATCACTATAGCCATTAAAAATGCTATCTATTATTCAAATCTTAAAAAACAGAAATCGGAAATAGAAGATTTATACGAGAAAAGCACTTACATGAACGAAAAGTTAAAAGAAACAATTGAGGAGTTAAATAAATCAAAGGCTGAGCTTGAAAAGAAAAACCAGGAGATTGAAAAGTTTTTTTATGAAACAATCTTGTGTTTATCCAAAGCAATTGAGTACAAGGATATGTATACAAAAGGACATTGTGAAAGAGTTCAAAACATTGCTTTGAAAATTGCCGAGGAACTATCACTTTCAGATGAAGAGAAAGATATTCTAAAAGTTGCTTGTCTTTTACATGATATAGGGAAGATTGGTGTGAAAGAAGATATACTGAACAAAAAAGGTTCTTTAGAAGCTCATGAGTATAAGGAAATACAAAAACATCCTCTAATAGGTTACAATATTTTGAAAGATTTAGAGTTTACTGACAGAATAAAAAAGGTTGTACTTCAGCACCATGAAAGGGTAGATGGCAGAGGTTATCCATTTGGTCTGAAAGATGAAGAAATAGACCTTCTTGCAAAGATTGTAGCTGTTGCTGATGCTTATGATGCAATGACTTCTGATAGACCATATAGAAGAGCTTTTGATAAACAAGCAGCACTTAACGAAATGAAAAAGTGTGATGGTAGTCAATTCGATACTACTATAGTGGAAAAGCTAATTAATTTAGCACAAAAGGGTTTAGTGATGTTTTTATAG
- the xylB gene encoding xylulokinase, whose product MYFIGIDVGTSGTKTILIDSKGEILSSATFEYPLYQPQIGWAEQNPEDWWDASVKGIKAVLEKSKVDPKEVKAVGLTGQMHGLVMLDKSYNVIRPSIIWCDQRTAKECDEITEKVGKERLIEITANPALTGFTASKILWVRNNEPQNYEKVYKILLPKDYIRFKLTGEFATDVSDASGMQLLDIKNRCWSDEVLEKLEIDKDLLGKVYESPEVTGKINKAASEITGLCEGTLVVAGGGDQAAGAVGNGIVKTGVISSTIGSSGVVFAHLDEFKIDPQGRVHTFCHAVPGKWHVMGVTQGAGLSLKWFRDNFAHIEKAAFEFIDKDPYILMDQEAELANPGADGLVFLPYLMGERTPILDPYAKGVFFGITAKHTRREFIRAVMEGVVFSLKNCLDILYEMGIEVKEVRVSGGGAKSKLWRQMQADIFEMDVWTLNSKEGPAFGAAILAAVGANEYNKVEEACDVMIQKVESCSPNKDLFEVYRKTYKLYNSIYPRVKDLFNA is encoded by the coding sequence ATGTATTTTATTGGAATTGATGTTGGAACATCTGGAACAAAGACAATTCTGATTGATTCAAAAGGTGAGATTTTATCTTCTGCCACATTTGAGTATCCTCTTTATCAGCCTCAGATTGGCTGGGCTGAGCAAAATCCCGAAGACTGGTGGGATGCAAGCGTAAAAGGAATTAAAGCTGTGCTTGAAAAGTCAAAGGTAGACCCCAAAGAAGTCAAAGCTGTGGGACTTACAGGGCAGATGCACGGGCTTGTGATGCTTGACAAAAGCTACAACGTTATAAGACCATCAATCATCTGGTGTGACCAGAGAACGGCTAAAGAATGTGATGAGATTACAGAAAAAGTTGGCAAGGAAAGACTTATTGAGATAACAGCAAACCCTGCACTGACAGGTTTTACAGCGTCAAAGATTCTGTGGGTGAGGAACAACGAGCCTCAAAACTATGAGAAGGTTTACAAGATTTTGCTTCCCAAAGACTATATAAGATTTAAGCTTACAGGCGAGTTTGCAACAGATGTGTCGGATGCATCTGGTATGCAGCTTTTGGACATTAAAAACAGGTGCTGGTCTGATGAGGTTCTTGAAAAGCTTGAGATAGACAAGGATTTGTTGGGCAAGGTTTACGAATCACCAGAGGTTACTGGTAAAATAAATAAAGCTGCAAGTGAGATTACAGGTCTTTGTGAAGGGACGCTTGTTGTTGCAGGTGGAGGAGACCAGGCAGCAGGTGCTGTTGGAAATGGCATAGTAAAGACTGGAGTGATTTCATCTACAATCGGTTCGTCTGGCGTTGTGTTTGCTCATCTTGACGAGTTTAAGATTGACCCACAGGGAAGGGTTCATACATTTTGTCATGCAGTACCGGGAAAGTGGCATGTGATGGGTGTAACACAAGGTGCCGGGCTTTCTCTCAAGTGGTTTAGAGACAACTTTGCTCACATCGAAAAGGCTGCGTTTGAGTTTATTGACAAAGACCCATACATTTTGATGGACCAGGAGGCAGAACTTGCAAACCCAGGCGCAGATGGACTTGTTTTCCTGCCATATTTAATGGGTGAAAGAACACCAATTTTAGACCCATATGCAAAAGGAGTTTTCTTTGGAATCACAGCAAAGCATACACGAAGAGAGTTTATTCGAGCTGTCATGGAAGGTGTTGTATTTTCACTTAAAAACTGTCTTGATATTTTATATGAGATGGGAATCGAAGTAAAAGAAGTAAGAGTTTCAGGCGGTGGTGCAAAGAGTAAGCTGTGGAGACAGATGCAAGCAGACATATTTGAGATGGATGTGTGGACGCTGAATTCCAAAGAAGGACCTGCATTTGGTGCGGCTATTCTGGCAGCAGTTGGTGCCAACGAATATAACAAAGTAGAAGAAGCGTGTGATGTTATGATTCAGAAGGTTGAAAGCTGTAGTCCAAATAAAGACTTATTTGAAGTATATAGAAAGACTTACAAACTTTATAATAGCATATATCCAAGAGTAAAAGATTTATTTAATGCATAA
- a CDS encoding LacI family DNA-binding transcriptional regulator — MPSIEDVAKRAGVSKATVSRVINGTANVSEKKKKAVLEAIKALNYTPNVTAKNLARRKTDTIGIIIQQLSSWFYSEVVGLLNQYITQRGYGAIFCQLIDNIDYFKFLVGRVDGVIVFGYKNIDKQALKLLNANNVPVVLAENNTEFPNVPRINVNNMQGGYIATKYLIEKGCRKILHISGPLESFESVARYEGYKAALRDFGLEFDEELVIEGDFMFQKAYENTKKLLQNKKIDGIFAANDLMAYASMYALDEMGISVPNEVKVVGFDDVDLVGLQLSKMPRLTTIRQPINLMAKTACDILFEKIDDPAKKFKSEYILDTQLIIRQSA, encoded by the coding sequence TTGCCGTCGATAGAAGATGTTGCAAAAAGAGCAGGTGTTTCAAAGGCAACTGTATCAAGAGTTATAAATGGAACAGCAAATGTATCTGAAAAAAAGAAAAAGGCTGTCTTAGAAGCTATTAAAGCATTGAATTACACTCCAAATGTAACGGCCAAAAATTTAGCAAGAAGAAAAACAGATACAATTGGAATTATAATCCAACAGCTCAGCAGTTGGTTTTACAGTGAAGTTGTGGGTTTGCTCAACCAATACATAACCCAGCGTGGTTACGGGGCTATATTTTGTCAGCTAATAGATAATATTGACTACTTCAAGTTCTTGGTAGGAAGAGTTGACGGGGTCATAGTTTTTGGATATAAAAATATTGATAAACAAGCATTAAAACTTTTGAATGCTAACAATGTTCCAGTTGTTCTTGCTGAAAATAATACTGAGTTCCCCAATGTTCCAAGAATAAATGTAAACAATATGCAAGGGGGCTATATTGCAACAAAGTATCTTATAGAAAAAGGATGTAGAAAGATTCTACATATATCAGGACCTCTTGAGTCTTTTGAAAGTGTTGCAAGATATGAAGGGTATAAGGCAGCATTAAGAGACTTTGGACTCGAATTTGATGAGGAACTTGTTATTGAAGGCGATTTCATGTTTCAAAAGGCGTATGAAAATACTAAAAAGCTTTTACAAAACAAAAAAATAGATGGCATATTTGCAGCAAATGACCTTATGGCATATGCAAGTATGTATGCTTTGGATGAAATGGGAATATCTGTTCCAAATGAGGTAAAAGTAGTTGGATTTGACGATGTAGATTTGGTAGGACTTCAACTTAGCAAAATGCCAAGACTTACAACAATACGTCAGCCAATTAATCTTATGGCAAAAACTGCTTGCGATATTCTTTTTGAAAAAATAGATGATCCGGCCAAAAAATTCAAAAGTGAATATATTCTTGACACTCAGCTTATAATAAGACAGTCTGCGTAA
- a CDS encoding DUF4176 domain-containing protein, which produces MGVIKVESEWLLIGSVVVLEGGNKPLMIYGRKQFNSRTGHEFDYVACFYPEGNLSADYNIFFNKEDIDKVLFKGYEDELEFEMRKMLK; this is translated from the coding sequence ATGGGGGTGATTAAGGTGGAAAGTGAATGGCTTCTAATTGGAAGTGTAGTCGTTCTAGAAGGTGGAAACAAACCATTAATGATTTATGGTCGAAAACAGTTCAATTCGCGAACAGGGCATGAATTTGATTATGTTGCTTGTTTTTATCCTGAGGGAAACCTTTCGGCTGATTACAACATTTTCTTTAACAAGGAAGACATTGATAAAGTACTATTCAAAGGGTACGAGGATGAACTTGAATTTGAAATGAGAAAAATGCTAAAATAA
- the ribD gene encoding bifunctional diaminohydroxyphosphoribosylaminopyrimidine deaminase/5-amino-6-(5-phosphoribosylamino)uracil reductase RibD has translation MRTLSHSYYMNIALELAKEASPLVLPNPRVGCVIVKKGTIIGKGYHQKYGEKHAEVLAIEDAIKNGNSLKNATMYVSLEPCCHFGKQPPCTDAIIKSGIKKVVVAIKDPNPLVNGKGIQILKQHGIEVIEGILEKEAESVNKDFFKYMKKGIPYIAIKVAQSIDGKIATPSNKRFLFNTDDENIFVHSLRQKYMATMVSVNTVISDNPILNARYGPIVRQPIRVVLDSKLRIPLDCNIVKTSDKYSTYIVCSENVNDVRKIELLSKKGIKIIFATSSEDGHLDLLDAFSKLAQQKIVSVLVEGGSLLNFSLLKQRVVDYWYSLIFNVFIGGQNTKSVVGGEGFEDFFPKLVNTKVTTFKNSTIIEGDITYV, from the coding sequence TTGAGGACTCTTTCACATAGCTACTACATGAACATAGCACTTGAGCTGGCAAAAGAAGCTTCTCCTTTGGTACTGCCAAATCCAAGAGTTGGATGTGTGATTGTAAAAAAAGGAACAATAATCGGAAAGGGATATCATCAAAAATATGGTGAAAAACATGCTGAAGTTTTAGCAATCGAGGATGCAATAAAAAATGGCAACTCGCTCAAAAACGCAACAATGTATGTCTCCTTAGAGCCATGCTGTCATTTTGGCAAACAGCCACCTTGCACGGATGCAATTATAAAAAGTGGCATTAAAAAAGTTGTGGTTGCCATCAAAGACCCAAATCCTCTTGTCAATGGCAAGGGCATACAAATTTTAAAACAGCACGGAATAGAAGTTATAGAAGGTATTTTAGAAAAAGAAGCAGAAAGTGTCAACAAAGACTTTTTTAAATACATGAAAAAGGGTATTCCCTACATTGCCATAAAAGTTGCCCAGAGTATTGATGGCAAAATTGCAACACCTTCAAATAAGCGATTTTTGTTTAACACAGATGACGAAAACATCTTTGTGCACAGTCTTCGTCAAAAATATATGGCAACAATGGTTTCTGTAAATACTGTAATTTCAGATAACCCAATTTTAAATGCAAGGTATGGCCCGATTGTAAGGCAGCCTATAAGAGTTGTGCTTGATTCAAAGCTTCGAATTCCTTTAGATTGCAATATCGTAAAAACCTCTGACAAGTATTCTACCTACATTGTGTGCAGTGAAAATGTTAATGATGTTCGAAAAATAGAACTTCTTTCTAAAAAAGGAATAAAAATAATTTTTGCAACGTCGTCAGAAGATGGTCATCTTGACCTTTTAGATGCATTTTCAAAACTTGCACAGCAAAAGATAGTATCAGTCCTTGTTGAGGGAGGAAGTTTATTAAATTTTTCTCTTTTGAAGCAAAGAGTTGTGGATTACTGGTATTCATTGATATTCAATGTTTTCATCGGTGGGCAGAACACAAAAAGTGTGGTAGGTGGAGAAGGCTTTGAGGACTTTTTCCCAAAGCTTGTAAATACAAAAGTTACAACATTTAAAAACTCTACTATTATTGAAGGAGATATAACCTATGTTTAG
- a CDS encoding riboflavin synthase — protein MFSGIVEEVGRVVLMRKIEDIVKLSVEVKKIDAKIGDSIAVDGVCLTVTNISNGIFDFDLSPETIERTTLKFLKEGMPVNLQPALKMGDRIGGHIVLGHVDCIGTICMQKIQGKSRIIGIKPSEDFKGLVIRKGSVAIDGISLTVVDSFDTYFTISLIPHTIENTTLKYKKVGSWVNIEFDYIAKIVKENLR, from the coding sequence ATGTTTAGCGGTATTGTTGAAGAGGTTGGCAGGGTTGTTCTAATGAGAAAAATTGAAGATATTGTAAAGCTGAGTGTAGAAGTAAAAAAGATAGATGCAAAAATTGGTGACAGTATAGCAGTTGATGGTGTGTGCCTGACAGTTACAAATATTTCAAATGGAATTTTTGATTTTGACCTGTCACCTGAGACAATTGAAAGGACCACACTTAAATTTTTAAAAGAGGGGATGCCAGTTAATCTGCAGCCTGCTTTGAAGATGGGAGACAGAATTGGCGGTCACATTGTTCTTGGCCATGTTGACTGTATTGGCACAATTTGTATGCAAAAAATTCAGGGAAAAAGTAGAATAATTGGGATAAAACCATCTGAAGATTTTAAAGGCCTTGTTATCAGAAAAGGTTCTGTTGCAATTGATGGTATTTCTCTTACAGTTGTAGATAGCTTTGACACATACTTTACAATATCTTTGATTCCACATACCATTGAAAATACTACCTTGAAGTACAAAAAGGTAGGTAGCTGGGTAAACATTGAGTTTGACTACATTGCAAAGATTGTGAAAGAGAATTTGAGGTGA